A portion of the Hymenobacter gelipurpurascens genome contains these proteins:
- a CDS encoding molybdenum cofactor biosynthesis protein MoaE: MIIELTDQPIDVAAALQTVQSDGAGAVNTFIGTVRNKSTGRPVVRLEYEAYDSMALHQLRKVAEQAQEKWPMLEKVTVIHRKGTLYIGDVAVIVAVSTPHRAESFAACQYIIDTLKQVVTIWKKEFYEDGDVWVAAHP, translated from the coding sequence ATGATAATCGAACTCACCGACCAGCCCATTGATGTGGCCGCCGCCCTGCAAACCGTGCAGTCCGATGGCGCCGGGGCCGTAAATACTTTCATCGGCACCGTCCGCAACAAAAGCACCGGCCGCCCCGTGGTGCGCCTGGAGTATGAGGCCTACGACAGCATGGCGCTGCACCAGCTGCGCAAAGTGGCCGAGCAAGCCCAGGAAAAGTGGCCTATGCTGGAAAAGGTAACCGTTATTCACCGCAAAGGCACCCTGTACATTGGTGATGTGGCCGTAATCGTGGCCGTTTCTACCCCGCACCGCGCCGAAAGCTTCGCCGCCTGCCAGTATATCATTGATACCCTAAAGCAGGTTGTAACCATCTGGAAGAAAGAGTTCTACGAAGATGGTGACGTGTGGGTGGCCGCCCACCCGTAG
- the moaD gene encoding molybdopterin converting factor subunit 1: MNLKIALFGIAREIVGQPTLDLTAPEGQSVQELLGQLRQEYPGLSRLSSLAVAVNNEYAPDDAPLHERDEIALIPPVSGG, from the coding sequence ATGAATCTGAAAATAGCGCTGTTTGGCATTGCCCGGGAAATCGTAGGCCAGCCAACCCTAGACCTAACGGCTCCCGAGGGGCAGTCGGTGCAGGAATTGCTGGGGCAGCTGCGCCAAGAGTATCCGGGGTTGAGCCGCCTCTCAAGCCTGGCGGTGGCCGTCAATAATGAGTACGCTCCCGACGATGCACCCCTGCATGAACGCGACGAAATTGCCCTGATTCCGCCCGTAAGCGGCGGCTAG
- the moaA gene encoding GTP 3',8-cyclase MoaA, translating into MSAAPSVLFDNHGRPLEYLRLAVTDRCNLRCFYCMPEEGIKYMPKQELLTYEEMERLVAIMAGLGVRKVRLTGGEPFVRRDLVPFMSRLSEIPGIEELTMTTNGVLTAPHVPELARMGVKAVNLSLDTMDRARFTSITRRDELPRVMETFYALLAAGIRVKINAVVMDGQNTQDILPLAELTRDLPVDVRFIEEMPFNGGSHAATLPWNHVRIREHLELNLGTLEPVVSRPGDTASHYTVAGHQGRVGIIAAYSRTFCGTCNRIRLTAEGGLKTCLYDQGVLDIRALLRGGSSDADIVAALTSAFRNRAADGFEAERQRPLHQLSFESMSTIGG; encoded by the coding sequence ATGTCTGCTGCTCCGTCTGTTCTGTTTGATAACCATGGCCGTCCGCTGGAATACCTGCGGCTGGCCGTTACGGACCGCTGCAACCTGCGCTGCTTCTACTGTATGCCCGAAGAAGGCATCAAATACATGCCGAAGCAGGAGCTGCTGACCTACGAGGAAATGGAGCGTCTTGTAGCCATCATGGCGGGCCTGGGCGTGCGCAAAGTGCGCCTCACGGGTGGTGAGCCCTTCGTGCGCCGCGACCTGGTGCCCTTCATGAGCCGCTTGTCCGAAATACCGGGCATCGAGGAGCTGACCATGACCACCAACGGCGTGCTTACGGCGCCCCACGTGCCGGAGCTGGCCCGCATGGGCGTGAAGGCCGTGAACCTGAGCCTCGACACCATGGACCGGGCCCGGTTCACCAGCATCACACGCCGCGATGAGTTGCCCCGCGTCATGGAAACATTCTACGCCTTGCTGGCGGCGGGGATCCGGGTGAAAATCAATGCCGTGGTGATGGACGGCCAGAACACCCAAGACATTTTGCCCCTAGCCGAGCTAACCCGCGACTTGCCCGTGGACGTGCGCTTTATTGAGGAAATGCCCTTCAACGGAGGCAGCCATGCCGCTACGCTCCCCTGGAACCACGTTCGAATTCGGGAGCACCTGGAGCTGAACCTGGGTACGCTGGAACCAGTGGTGTCTCGCCCCGGCGACACGGCTTCGCATTACACCGTTGCCGGCCACCAGGGCCGGGTGGGCATTATTGCGGCCTACTCGCGCACCTTCTGTGGCACCTGCAACCGCATCCGCCTGACGGCGGAAGGCGGCCTCAAAACCTGCCTCTACGACCAAGGGGTACTCGATATTCGGGCACTGTTGCGCGGCGGCTCCTCCGATGCCGACATTGTAGCAGCCCTAACGTCAGCTTTCCGCAACCGCGCCGCCGATGGGTTCGAGGCCGAGCGCCAGCGCCCCCTGCACCAGCTCAGCTTCGAGTCGATGAGCACGATTGGAGGGTAG
- a CDS encoding RNA polymerase sigma factor, with translation MTSSVSLLPAPLAAASLAEELRADRTGTLTRLYHRTFPMVRRHVLERGGTTQDAKDVFQDALIVFYEKTVSGQLVLTCSASTYLVGVSRNLWQQELSRRNRLPLSELNEAHAQLPDAADTPSAAPALAVLEYVAQLGEKCQRLLLSFYYFQQPLEQIAAENNYGTVRSATVQKFKCLERLRKAVRQAVAFPAAS, from the coding sequence ATGACCTCTTCTGTTTCGCTTTTGCCCGCCCCGCTAGCTGCGGCCTCCCTGGCGGAGGAACTACGCGCCGACCGCACCGGCACGCTTACTCGCCTCTACCATCGCACGTTCCCAATGGTGCGCCGCCATGTGCTGGAGCGTGGCGGCACAACCCAGGATGCTAAAGATGTCTTTCAGGATGCGTTGATCGTGTTTTACGAAAAGACGGTAAGCGGCCAGCTCGTTCTCACCTGCTCAGCCAGCACCTACTTAGTAGGTGTGAGCCGCAATCTGTGGCAGCAGGAGCTCAGCCGCCGGAACCGTTTGCCTCTTTCGGAGCTGAATGAGGCGCATGCGCAGCTACCTGATGCAGCTGATACCCCGTCTGCCGCGCCCGCTCTGGCGGTGCTGGAATATGTGGCACAGCTCGGCGAAAAGTGCCAACGCCTTCTGCTCTCGTTCTACTATTTCCAGCAGCCGCTGGAGCAGATTGCGGCGGAGAATAACTACGGTACTGTTCGCTCGGCCACAGTACAGAAGTTCAAGTGCCTGGAGCGGCTGCGGAAAGCCGTGCGTCAAGCCGTTGCCTTTCCAGCTGCGTCCTAG
- a CDS encoding nitrogen fixation protein NifQ, with translation MRPELEHLQHLEYHLLGHSSPTEAAQWQARLQLDPALAAEAEQQQHLYQGLFLAGRQQLRQELNEIHVQLYRPRRTWLRNAVARLHQALRVPRLPARR, from the coding sequence ATGCGTCCGGAGCTCGAACACTTGCAACACCTGGAGTACCACCTGCTAGGCCACTCCAGCCCCACTGAAGCCGCGCAGTGGCAAGCCCGACTGCAGCTAGATCCGGCGCTGGCCGCCGAGGCAGAGCAGCAGCAGCACCTGTACCAAGGCCTTTTCTTGGCTGGTCGCCAGCAGCTTCGGCAGGAACTGAATGAGATTCATGTTCAGCTCTACCGCCCCCGGCGCACATGGCTGCGCAATGCCGTAGCGCGCCTGCATCAGGCCCTTCGGGTGCCTCGGCTGCCTGCCCGCCGCTAA
- a CDS encoding ClpP family protease, producing MLLTPEFRKFAVQDRGLNGLTVDRYLHQLEGTAYPNVMGMTRSVIEERPTRFAEIDVFSRLIMDRIIFLGQAVDDQIANIINAQLLFLESVDNRKDILLYINSPGGSVYAGLGMYDTMQYVNPDVATICTGLAASMGAFLLCGGALGKRSALPHARVMIHQPSGGVQGPSADIEITAREVVKLRQELYAIYAERTGKTPQQIHDDSDRDYWLRADEAKEYGLIDEVLERKP from the coding sequence ATGTTGTTGACTCCCGAATTCCGAAAATTCGCGGTGCAAGACCGCGGCCTGAACGGCCTCACCGTTGACCGCTACCTCCACCAGCTGGAGGGCACCGCCTACCCTAACGTGATGGGCATGACCCGCTCCGTGATTGAGGAGAGGCCTACGCGCTTCGCGGAAATCGATGTGTTTTCGCGCCTGATTATGGACCGCATCATCTTTCTGGGGCAGGCCGTCGATGACCAGATAGCCAACATCATCAATGCCCAACTGCTCTTTCTGGAATCGGTGGATAACCGCAAGGACATCCTGCTCTATATCAACTCGCCCGGCGGCTCGGTGTATGCGGGACTGGGCATGTACGACACCATGCAGTACGTGAACCCCGACGTGGCCACCATTTGCACTGGCCTAGCCGCGAGCATGGGCGCTTTTTTGCTGTGCGGCGGGGCATTAGGCAAACGCTCGGCGCTGCCTCACGCCCGCGTCATGATTCACCAGCCCAGCGGCGGGGTGCAGGGCCCATCGGCTGATATTGAAATTACGGCTCGTGAGGTGGTGAAGCTGCGTCAGGAGCTCTACGCCATTTATGCCGAGCGCACCGGCAAAACCCCGCAGCAAATCCACGACGACTCCGACCGCGACTACTGGCTCCGCGCCGATGAAGCCAAAGAGTACGGCCTTATTGATGAGGTGCTGGAACGAAAGCCCTAG